Part of the Melopsittacus undulatus isolate bMelUnd1 chromosome 14, bMelUnd1.mat.Z, whole genome shotgun sequence genome is shown below.
CAAAGGTTTGGTACCCACATACCCAGGGGTTGGCACCCACATACCCAAGGGTCTGGCACCCACATACCCAAGGGTCTGGGGCTCTGCCCACGCTCCATCTGGTACCCAGGGATTTGGGGCCCTGCCCACCCCTCATCAGGCACCCACATATGCAGAGGTTTGGGGTCCTGCCCACCCCTGTCTGGCACCCACATATCCAGGGCTCTAGGGCACCCCACATCACTGCTCTAGCACCTGGCATCCCACAACCCATGACCCAtcaccccacatcccagctccatccaccCACAGACACTGGGGTACTTGGGGTCCTCAGTTTGATGGGTGGCCATGGGGCAACACCCGGGTCAAGCGCTTACAGCCCAAAAGGGGTTGGGGGCACCCAATGGATGAACCTCACTGGAAACCCCATTGTAAAGCAcagagcacccagcacccatccccaCCCCACCTTCCAGGGGCACTGAGCACCGGGTGGGCACAGGGATGCGTTGGCACTTACCGGCGATGGTGGCATCTCTGAGCCCCGCTGGCGACGCTGCCAGAGCCTGGTGGGGGTCagtgctccccagcacccattggCATCCATCCGGCACGGAAAGCACCCGGCGAGGGAGCGGACGGGgagggaaaacaagaaacaaaagatcCCCAAAGCAGCCCCCCcgggggcagccatggggctgccctTGTCCCCTGGCCAGGCtgcgggcagggggcacccacTGCTGACCCCCATGGCCACCTCCTGCCTGCGCCCTGCCTGCGCCCCTGGGCTCGGTGGGGCTGTGCCatccgtccatccatccatccatccatgcgTCCATCCGTCCATCCATGCGATTGTCCTGCTGCGGGGCGGGAGGAGGGCGGCATGGCCgggaagcagagccaggcagtTGGCAGGCGGAGCGGGATTAAGTGCGGAGCAGGGAgaacacggggggggggggggtcgctCTTCGTCCgttattaatgtttttttatcctttcatttcacttatttttgatctttttaaatattttttcctttttttttctttttccttttttttttcctttttcttttttttaatttttttgggtgtttttgggggtgttttttatagaaaacaaacaaacggTTCCAATCCCAGTTAAATACAGAACTTGAAAAGTGTTCCAGAAAAAAAGTGCTGGCTAAATTACCTctgcaaaagaaacacaacacagaGAGAGAGGAGGGGGGGGACACACGATGAGGAGACCCCGTGTCCCCCAGCACCACCCCCCCACCATCACCTCCAGGCTCTCCCCCACCTACCCTGTAACAAAACCTCGTCGTCCGGTTGGCACGTCTGCAGACACTACAATGAGGTGACTGTAAAAGTGTCCTCGGGGTGCTGTTGCTCTACCATGGGTCCCAAAAACCCGCTCTTCTGGGTGGGGGCCATGACGGGGTGCCCTTGgggtgcaaaactggggtacCTGTAGttgtcctgcagctgcagcattgAGTCTCTCGGTACGGGGGAGATGTTCAAGTCATTGATCAAGGGACAAGCGTAGGGACCCCGGTGATGAGCCCGCGACATCTCCAAGGGCTCCTTCTCACCCTTGGAggggtgggtgctgctggggctgctcaaGTGGGGGTTCAGGCACGGGGGGTCCGTCCTGCCCATGAAGTCCACCAGCATCCCGGCCCCCGCTTTGCCGTCGTACGAGGAGGGGCTGCGGGTGCTGGCGTTGGGCGAATACCAGTACGGGGGGTTTTTGCAACTGGGGGACTCGTAGTGCGCTTGGGGCACGGGGAGATCGCGGCAAGCCAAGTGCGGGGCCTGCGGCAGAGCCCCCCCCTGCATGCTGTGCTTGAGCGAGTCGCAGGCGGGCAGCTTGCGCAGGGCACCCGCCCGCAGGTCCTCCTTGAAGGCCAGTGTCGGCGAGCAGTTGGGCGAGAAGGCTTTCTGCAAGCCGGGCTCGAACACCGCCTGCTGGCCCGGGGCCGCCAGCTGCGGAGGCAGCGCAGGGAAGTGCTTGCTCTCCAAATCCGCCTGCCCCAGCCCGGGGGAGTCGCTCTGAAACCCCTGCACGAAGGTCCCGTCCGAGGGAGTGGAGGGGTTCATGGAATAGGGGCCGGCGTAGTCGCAGGGGTCCCGCTCGCCCACCCCGAAGCCCCGGGACTGGGAGGGCAGGGGGGACATGCTGCTGTCCCCGCTGTAGTAGTCCAAGCCCAGGTCCGTGCTCTCCTGGAACAGGGGGTTCACTGCTTGCGACTTGGTGTGGAACTTGGCTTTGCCCGTGCCCCTCTCCTTCTTGGAGGCACAAGCGCCCCGGGAGCCGCGGGGCTGCCGGGGTCCTGTGCTCCTCTTGGAGGGGTAcacggaggaggaggaggaagaggaggagaagctgaggtGGGAAGTGTCGAACATGTCCACCTTCTTCCGCCGGCCTCGCCCGGGCTTGGAGTTGCTCTGGAAGAGGACGCTCTGGTTCCAGTTGTAGCCCGGGGCGGAGGATGCCTCGTTCCAGTCCATcatcagcttctccaggctggagaGGCTGGACTGGCCCTCGCTGGAGGATGCCTCGCTGTTGGCGCGCCGGTAGCTGGCCGGCTGGTTGAACTGGGTGCTGTCGGAGGACGACTCGGAGAAGGTCTCCGAGACCGTTTGCTGCTTGGCTTTCTGCGGGGTGTAGTTGGAGATGTCCAGGATGACGTTGGGCTCGTTGAGGTGACACTCAAAGCCCGGGTTGTAGAGCTGGCTGAAGGCCTCCGAGCTCCAATCCAACCCACCATAGCCCTGCCGGAAAGCCCACGGCGCGGCACTGGGGAACTGCCGGCAGTTCTCGGGGGAAGGCTGGAAGGAGGCAGAGCCCTTGGGCACCATGTAGCCGCCGGGGGACACGGTGCTGGCGCGGCTGTCGCAGCGCAGTGGGGTATGTGCCGCGCTCGAGAACTGCCCCCCTTGCTCGGCGCTGTTGAAGAAGGCGGCTTTGCCCAGCGGCAGGCTGGGCCCCGCTGTCTGCGGCGCGTATCCGGCGCTATGGGCGCTGCTGGGCGAGGACGGGAggctgctgccgctgccgtAGGCAAAGCTGCAGTCCTTGCTGTTGGGGCAATCCTGCGCCGATGGGTACTGCTTTCCCGGTGGGAACACGCTGGCCGGTGCCACGCTCTGCCCGGCGCCATAGCTGCTGTATGGGGAATAACCCGGAGCACCGCTGGCCGCTGGATGGGCAGTGGGTGACCGGGATACGGCCGATGGTGGCGCCAGCTTTGGGAATGCCTCTGCCCCCCGGCATTCTGACGACCCTTGGGCTACGCCATAGCCGGCGCTGGCAGCAGCGCGGCCGGGTGGGAACGCCGGCCGGCCCTGCATGGCGGCATGGAAGGCAGCCTCAGCACCGGAGGCGGCCGCGGCCACTTTGCCACCGCGTGCTGGGTACGTGGCCAGGCCCCGCTGCCCTGGCAGTGCCGCCGGTGGGGATGTGTAGGCAGCCGCCGACTTACGGGACTCAGACCGCGAAGCCGAGAGGGCAAAGTCCAGGAGGTCGGAGGAGTCATCCGAGTCCAGCAGGGAGCGGAAGTACCCGGTGAAGAGGCTGTGCCGCTCCGGACCAGCCTCCGCCTGTGAGGACACCGCGCTCCCACCATAGAAACCAGCGCGGCCGGAGGAGCCCGACTCCAGCCCGGCCCCGTGGAACGGCCTCGCCTCCGCACCGTGGTAGCCTCCATTGCGGCCGGGCTGGCTGCTGGGGTGCCCGTGGTGCGGTGCCCATGGGCTGCCCTTGTCCCCCCCGGCTCCCCACTCGGCGGGGCCGTCACCGAAGCTCTGCCCGGGGTTGGGCTCGGGGAACAAAGCCCCGTTCTTGCGAGCCCGTCGCTTCCGCTTGGGTTTGCCCACGGGGTCGGGCTCGGGGCGGCCCCGCTTGCGCTGGTGCATGGCATCGGCATGGAGGGCGCTGGgggctttcttcttcttcccaaTGCCCTCAAAGAAGTCACTGAAGGAGCAGCGGGCAGCGCGGGCAGCGTGGCCCCCCCCGCGCCCACCGAAGCCCCCGGCTTTGCCACCGCGCCGGCGGAAGCCCTGCACGCGGTGCAGGAAGTGGGAGATGCTCTGGGTGTCGGGGGCCTGGTGGATGGAGTCGGGCTCGCTCGGGGTCCAGCAGCGCGGTGGTGAGCAGCGCCCCGAGCACTGGCTCTGCCGGTTGAGGAACGCCAGCTTGGCCAGCACGTCCGAGTAGTCGGCTTTGCTGTCGTTGGTGTCGGCGATGTAGGAGGGCTGGGGGGAGGCgagcttctgcttcctcctcctcctcttcttcaccTCGGGGGTGGGCTCCTTAGGCTTGGCTTGGCCCAGCAGCAGGTTCTTGGGAGGCCGGCCCCGCTTGCGCTTCAAGATGATGGGCATCTCTCCCGGTGGGAACACCACCACCACGTTGCGCCCGTTGTTCTTCATCTTGAGCAGCGGCGTGGgctccatggagctgctggccGCCAGCTCCTTGCCCTCCAGGTTCAGGTTGCTGCTGAGCGATGACACCTTGTAGGTCGTCTTGTTCCTCCTCCCCAAGGACACGGGGATCTTGGCCATCTTCACCACCATCTTCCTCACCCCCCggcatttgcttttcttccccatgCCGGGGGCTTTGGGCACCTCATCGGGGTCCAGAGCTGGGGGGGGCGGTGGCGGGGCCAGCAATGGGGCGCCGGGCTCCTCGGCACCGGGGGGCACCTCGGCGGGCAGGGTGAGGGGGGACAAGCCGCGGCTCTCGGGGGTGACGTCCATGCGGCGCCCTCGCCCTGCCCTCCTCCGGCGGCACAGCATCTTTGGCTTGTCTGTCCGGCGCAGGGCGTACTTGCGGTGGTCCTCACCGCAGCGCCCGGCCCCCCGGCCCCCGCAGGGCCCCCGCTTCACCACACTGCCCAGGGGGCACCCCCCGAGCCGGGGCTGCAGCCGCAGGGGGTCCCCGGCGCCTGCCTgtgcctccagcagctccatggagcCCAGTGGCTGTGTGTCCATGAGCGCAGGCTCCGTGGGCAGCAGTGGCGGCTCCAGCGCCCCGGGCAGCGGCTCCAGCGTCTGCAGCCCCAGCGGCTCCGCCAGCGGCTCCAGCGACTGCAGCTCCAGGGACTCGGATAAAGGCTCCAGCGACTGCAGCTCCAGGGACTCAGAGAGCGGCTCCAACGACTGCAACCCCAACGGCTCCAGGTTCTGCAGCTCCAGCGACTCCGGCAGCGGCTCCAGGCTCTGCGAATCCAGCAGCTGCGGCTGGGACTCCAGGGACTGGGAATCCAGCAGCCGGGATTGGGAATCCAGCTCTTGGGCTGGCAGCAACTGGGGCTGCGGCTCCATTGCTTGTGCCTCCAGCAGCTGCGTCCCCGGGCACGCCAGGGAAGCCAGTTCATTGAGGATGTCTGCCTCGGCCAGGTCCGAGTAATCCCCAGCATCAGGCTGGGAGCATCCGGCTTCCTCTGGGGATGCTTTGGCTGCTCCGCTGTGACCGGGGGGCTGCGAGCTGCTTCCCCCCCCACCATCAGTGTCTCCATCATGCACTGGGGGCCTGGGGTGCCGCGGCGGCTCCGTCTTGCAGAGCACCCCCCGCTCCTCAGGGCTGCGGATGCTGTTGGCTAGGGAGGGCGAGGAGAAGAAGCTGTACTGGAGGTCGCGGTCAGCCGGCAGCAAGCGGTTGTCCTCATggccaccaccagcaccaccagcaccgcGGATGCTGCCGCAGGCGAGGTGCACACCGCTGCTCTTGAGGTCCTCGGAGAGGCGGTTGAGGTCCTTCATGATGTCGATGAGCTGCACCACGGGGTGGAGGTTGATGTGCCCGTTGCCGCACTTGCTCCGCAGCAAGGCGAGGATGCTGTCGACGTTGCAGCGGCCCGAGGCCAGCGTCACGTTGGGGAAGGTTTTAGGCGCCTGGTCCTGGGCGGCTGCTTCCTCCGTGCTCCCTCCCAGGATCCGGGGCTCTCCGGCACAGCCTGGCACGTCCTGTGCCGCTTTGGTGCCTCCGCGCACGCCCTGGCAGCGGTCGGCAGGGTCTCCGTGCAGCAGTGAACCCGCCTGGTGCTCCCGGCACGATCCCTCCGGGAAGCTCAGCACGCTGCAGGATAAGGCCTTTTCCGCCGGGCAGGCCGGGGGCCGCTGCGCCGGGTGTCCGGGCGGGTAGAACTTGGGCTCTCGGACGTAGTCGGGGGAGCCACGGACAACGCTGGTCGTTACCACTGGGCCCGGGGGCTTCACACGCATCCTGACCTCCTCCTCCCCCGCGGGACGCTTGGCCGAGCAGTTGCTGACATGGGGGTCAGGGATGGTGGCACTGGGACCTGGTGTGGGGCAGAGAGAGGGGGGACAGTGAGGGTCCGGCCCCACCACCCTCGTTCACCCCTGGCTCATCATAGGGAGGAAAAGACCTTTACgatcacccagtccaaccaGTCCCCACCACTACCCCgtggcactgaggcctcgttTATggggtgtgtgaacacttgcagggccggtgcctgcagccctgccctgggcagcctgttccaatgcctgagcaccctctggggcaggaattgttcctgaGCTCCATCCAAACCTCCCTGGAGCAGCTTCAGGCTGTTTCCTATTGTCCCAttccttgttccttgggagcagagcctgaCCCCACCTCACTGTAACCTCCTGTCAGGCTCCTTCCAGCACTGGGAAATGGGGTCTGgaccctccccagcagcaggatcacccctgccagccccagctccagccacaTCCAAGGTGGGGGAGTGCCTGTGGGGGTCTGGGCTGCCCCATTCtgccctatggggcagggctgtgaAGTCTGAGGGCATCACTGTGGGTCCAAGGCTGGGACTTACCCTcggctttgctgctgctcctcctatTGCACTTGAGCTCTCTGCAAAGGAAGGGTACGAGGGTTAGCTCCAGCATTCAAgctggggacacacacacaacaccTCTGGGTGCCCACGGCTTcttcccagcacccatccctaCAGGGACATAGCAAGGGGCCGATCCTCCCGCATTCCCAGAGGGCAGTGCCCGCCCATCACCGTGGCGtcggggcggggccgggggaaACGGGAGTTGAGGCggaaggggggggaaagaaacGCTGCCTCCGATGTGGGGCACAGAGGGGACGGGTTCACCCCGCCCCTTATCCcctttcccaccccccccccccccccaatcacAACGAACCCCTCCGGGGGCCCGGAGGGGGGGACAGGCGGGGGCCCTACGGCCGCGCAGCCGCTAGATGTCCCCGGTGAGCTGCGCTCCCACCCGGCCAAGGGacatggggagatggggggggtcGGGTCTTTGCCTATGGAGGTGGCTCCACACGTTCCTGCCCCCCcgttccctccttccctcccacccacGGACACCCCGAACCCCGAGGGGACCAGGGAAcaccctgcctcagtttccccttgcTGGCAAAGGGCGGCCAAGTGAGGCCCTATGGGTGGGTAGCAATGCCTGGCACCCAGTACAGGGCCCATCACACTGCagggggctgccccatcctgcaTTCgcatccccaccccccccatcgCTAGAGATACACTGCAGCCCCCCACTGGCATCaaggcagggatgggcagcaggGTTTGGTGCCaatcccctccatccccagcacagctcctgatGCCGGGGGCAGGATCCATCCCTGCGGGGTACCTGGTGCGCGGGTGCTTGCAGTGCAGGTTCACTCTGAAGCTCCTGCTGTCGCCGTCGCTGCCAGGCTGGCAGGGACCCGAGCCCTGGGTGCACGGGAACCACTCTGCTGCCGGGCTGGCACCGTTCTCCAGTGCGACCGAGCTCCCATCTGCTGAGCAAAGCACAGAGAGCCCCGGGGGTCAGCCCGGCACCCACTGCCCCGCGCTGCTATGGGTGCCCGCAAGGCTCTCCATGGGATCCACACAGAACcgggcttggaaaggacctcaagaccaCATCGACCCCTCCACCCCATGGTTTGGGGACCATCATGAGCTGCCCAGTCACGGGGGGGTGTTTTGCGGCAGGACAcccctttcctccctgcccACCCAAGGCAGGGCTTCTCCCCATGCATGCATGTGCATGCacctctgcctgctctgggCACCCAGGCACACACATCCAAAACGGGGGCGCACAGCGGAGCCCCCCCAACCCATCGCGGCTCCCCCCATGCCAGCACAGCCGCCTGTTCCCCCCTCCCAGAGCCATGTGAATGCCTGCCTGTTGgctccctcc
Proteins encoded:
- the AHDC1 gene encoding transcription factor Gibbin isoform X3, whose product is MRVKPPGPVVTTSVVRGSPDYVREPKFYPPGHPAQRPPACPAEKALSCSVLSFPEGSCREHQAGSLLHGDPADRCQGVRGGTKAAQDVPGCAGEPRILGGSTEEAAAQDQAPKTFPNVTLASGRCNVDSILALLRSKCGNGHINLHPVVQLIDIMKDLNRLSEDLKSSGVHLACGSIRGAGGAGGGHEDNRLLPADRDLQYSFFSSPSLANSIRSPEERGVLCKTEPPRHPRPPVHDGDTDGGGGSSSQPPGHSGAAKASPEEAGCSQPDAGDYSDLAEADILNELASLACPGTQLLEAQAMEPQPQLLPAQELDSQSRLLDSQSLESQPQLLDSQSLEPLPESLELQNLEPLGLQSLEPLSESLELQSLEPLSESLELQSLEPLAEPLGLQTLEPLPGALEPPLLPTEPALMDTQPLGSMELLEAQAGAGDPLRLQPRLGGCPLGSVVKRGPCGGRGAGRCGEDHRKYALRRTDKPKMLCRRRRAGRGRRMDVTPESRGLSPLTLPAEVPPGAEEPGAPLLAPPPPPPALDPDEVPKAPGMGKKSKCRGVRKMVVKMAKIPVSLGRRNKTTYKVSSLSSNLNLEGKELAASSSMEPTPLLKMKNNGRNVVVVFPPGEMPIILKRKRGRPPKNLLLGQAKPKEPTPEVKKRRRRKQKLASPQPSYIADTNDSKADYSDVLAKLAFLNRQSQCSGRCSPPRCWTPSEPDSIHQAPDTQSISHFLHRVQGFRRRGGKAGGFGGRGGGHAARAARCSFSDFFEGIGKKKKAPSALHADAMHQRKRGRPEPDPVGKPKRKRRARKNGALFPEPNPGQSFGDGPAEWGAGGDKGSPWAPHHGHPSSQPGRNGGYHGAEARPFHGAGLESGSSGRAGFYGGSAVSSQAEAGPERHSLFTGYFRSLLDSDDSSDLLDFALSASRSESRKSAAAYTSPPAALPGQRGLATYPARGGKVAAAASGAEAAFHAAMQGRPAFPPGRAAASAGYGVAQGSSECRGAEAFPKLAPPSAVSRSPTAHPAASGAPGYSPYSSYGAGQSVAPASVFPPGKQYPSAQDCPNSKDCSFAYGSGSSLPSSPSSAHSAGYAPQTAGPSLPLGKAAFFNSAEQGGQFSSAAHTPLRCDSRASTVSPGGYMVPKGSASFQPSPENCRQFPSAAPWAFRQGYGGLDWSSEAFSQLYNPGFECHLNEPNVILDISNYTPQKAKQQTVSETFSESSSDSTQFNQPASYRRANSEASSSEGQSSLSSLEKLMMDWNEASSAPGYNWNQSVLFQSNSKPGRGRRKKVDMFDTSHLSFSSSSSSSSVYPSKRSTGPRQPRGSRGACASKKERGTGKAKFHTKSQAVNPLFQESTDLGLDYYSGDSSMSPLPSQSRGFGVGERDPCDYAGPYSMNPSTPSDGTFVQGFQSDSPGLGQADLESKHFPALPPQLAAPGQQAVFEPGLQKAFSPNCSPTLAFKEDLRAGALRKLPACDSLKHSMQGGALPQAPHLACRDLPVPQAHYESPSCKNPPYWYSPNASTRSPSSYDGKAGAGMLVDFMGRTDPPCLNPHLSSPSSTHPSKGEKEPLEMSRAHHRGPYACPLINDLNISPVPRDSMLQLQDNYRYPSFAPQGHPVMAPTQKSGFLGPMVEQQHPEDTFTVTSL
- the AHDC1 gene encoding transcription factor Gibbin isoform X2, translating into MLSLKVASGAEGSGTPAAGQEAAPPDGRSLPRRAGSEGLGAQQPSDGSSVALENGASPAAEWFPCTQGSGPCQPGSDGDSRSFRVNLHCKHPRTRELKCNRRSSSKAEGPSATIPDPHVSNCSAKRPAGEEEVRMRVKPPGPVVTTSVVRGSPDYVREPKFYPPGHPAQRPPACPAEKALSCSVLSFPEGSCREHQAGSLLHGDPADRCQGVRGGTKAAQDVPGCAGEPRILGGSTEEAAAQDQAPKTFPNVTLASGRCNVDSILALLRSKCGNGHINLHPVVQLIDIMKDLNRLSEDLKSSGVHLACGSIRGAGGAGGGHEDNRLLPADRDLQYSFFSSPSLANSIRSPEERGVLCKTEPPRHPRPPVHDGDTDGGGGSSSQPPGHSGAAKASPEEAGCSQPDAGDYSDLAEADILNELASLACPGTQLLEAQAMEPQPQLLPAQELDSQSRLLDSQSLESQPQLLDSQSLEPLPESLELQNLEPLGLQSLEPLSESLELQSLEPLSESLELQSLEPLAEPLGLQTLEPLPGALEPPLLPTEPALMDTQPLGSMELLEAQAGAGDPLRLQPRLGGCPLGSVVKRGPCGGRGAGRCGEDHRKYALRRTDKPKMLCRRRRAGRGRRMDVTPESRGLSPLTLPAEVPPGAEEPGAPLLAPPPPPPALDPDEVPKAPGMGKKSKCRGVRKMVVKMAKIPVSLGRRNKTTYKVSSLSSNLNLEGKELAASSSMEPTPLLKMKNNGRNVVVVFPPGEMPIILKRKRGRPPKNLLLGQAKPKEPTPEVKKRRRRKQKLASPQPSYIADTNDSKADYSDVLAKLAFLNRQSQCSGRCSPPRCWTPSEPDSIHQAPDTQSISHFLHRVQGFRRRGGKAGGFGGRGGGHAARAARCSFSDFFEGIGKKKKAPSALHADAMHQRKRGRPEPDPVGKPKRKRRARKNGALFPEPNPGQSFGDGPAEWGAGGDKGSPWAPHHGHPSSQPGRNGGYHGAEARPFHGAGLESGSSGRAGFYGGSAVSSQAEAGPERHSLFTGYFRSLLDSDDSSDLLDFALSASRSESRKSAAAYTSPPAALPGQRGLATYPARGGKVAAAASGAEAAFHAAMQGRPAFPPGRAAASAGYGVAQGSSECRGAEAFPKLAPPSAVSRSPTAHPAASGAPGYSPYSSYGAGQSVAPASVFPPGKQYPSAQDCPNSKDCSFAYGSGSSLPSSPSSAHSAGYAPQTAGPSLPLGKAAFFNSAEQGGQFSSAAHTPLRCDSRASTVSPGGYMVPKGSASFQPSPENCRQFPSAAPWAFRQGYGGLDWSSEAFSQLYNPGFECHLNEPNVILDISNYTPQKAKQQTVSETFSESSSDSTQFNQPASYRRANSEASSSEGQSSLSSLEKLMMDWNEASSAPGYNWNQSVLFQSNSKPGRGRRKKVDMFDTSHLSFSSSSSSSSVYPSKRSTGPRQPRGSRGACASKKERGTGKAKFHTKSQAVNPLFQESTDLGLDYYSGDSSMSPLPSQSRGFGVGERDPCDYAGPYSMNPSTPSDGTFVQGFQSDSPGLGQADLESKHFPALPPQLAAPGQQAVFEPGLQKAFSPNCSPTLAFKEDLRAGALRKLPACDSLKHSMQGGALPQAPHLACRDLPVPQAHYESPSCKNPPYWYSPNASTRSPSSYDGKAGAGMLVDFMGRTDPPCLNPHLSSPSSTHPSKGEKEPLEMSRAHHRGPYACPLINDLNISPVPRDSMLQLQDNYRYPSFAPQGHPVMAPTQKSGFLGPMVEQQHPEDTFTVTSL
- the AHDC1 gene encoding transcription factor Gibbin isoform X1, translated to MLSLKVASGAEGSGTPAAGQEAAPPDGRSLPRRAGSEGLGAQQPSADGSSVALENGASPAAEWFPCTQGSGPCQPGSDGDSRSFRVNLHCKHPRTRELKCNRRSSSKAEGPSATIPDPHVSNCSAKRPAGEEEVRMRVKPPGPVVTTSVVRGSPDYVREPKFYPPGHPAQRPPACPAEKALSCSVLSFPEGSCREHQAGSLLHGDPADRCQGVRGGTKAAQDVPGCAGEPRILGGSTEEAAAQDQAPKTFPNVTLASGRCNVDSILALLRSKCGNGHINLHPVVQLIDIMKDLNRLSEDLKSSGVHLACGSIRGAGGAGGGHEDNRLLPADRDLQYSFFSSPSLANSIRSPEERGVLCKTEPPRHPRPPVHDGDTDGGGGSSSQPPGHSGAAKASPEEAGCSQPDAGDYSDLAEADILNELASLACPGTQLLEAQAMEPQPQLLPAQELDSQSRLLDSQSLESQPQLLDSQSLEPLPESLELQNLEPLGLQSLEPLSESLELQSLEPLSESLELQSLEPLAEPLGLQTLEPLPGALEPPLLPTEPALMDTQPLGSMELLEAQAGAGDPLRLQPRLGGCPLGSVVKRGPCGGRGAGRCGEDHRKYALRRTDKPKMLCRRRRAGRGRRMDVTPESRGLSPLTLPAEVPPGAEEPGAPLLAPPPPPPALDPDEVPKAPGMGKKSKCRGVRKMVVKMAKIPVSLGRRNKTTYKVSSLSSNLNLEGKELAASSSMEPTPLLKMKNNGRNVVVVFPPGEMPIILKRKRGRPPKNLLLGQAKPKEPTPEVKKRRRRKQKLASPQPSYIADTNDSKADYSDVLAKLAFLNRQSQCSGRCSPPRCWTPSEPDSIHQAPDTQSISHFLHRVQGFRRRGGKAGGFGGRGGGHAARAARCSFSDFFEGIGKKKKAPSALHADAMHQRKRGRPEPDPVGKPKRKRRARKNGALFPEPNPGQSFGDGPAEWGAGGDKGSPWAPHHGHPSSQPGRNGGYHGAEARPFHGAGLESGSSGRAGFYGGSAVSSQAEAGPERHSLFTGYFRSLLDSDDSSDLLDFALSASRSESRKSAAAYTSPPAALPGQRGLATYPARGGKVAAAASGAEAAFHAAMQGRPAFPPGRAAASAGYGVAQGSSECRGAEAFPKLAPPSAVSRSPTAHPAASGAPGYSPYSSYGAGQSVAPASVFPPGKQYPSAQDCPNSKDCSFAYGSGSSLPSSPSSAHSAGYAPQTAGPSLPLGKAAFFNSAEQGGQFSSAAHTPLRCDSRASTVSPGGYMVPKGSASFQPSPENCRQFPSAAPWAFRQGYGGLDWSSEAFSQLYNPGFECHLNEPNVILDISNYTPQKAKQQTVSETFSESSSDSTQFNQPASYRRANSEASSSEGQSSLSSLEKLMMDWNEASSAPGYNWNQSVLFQSNSKPGRGRRKKVDMFDTSHLSFSSSSSSSSVYPSKRSTGPRQPRGSRGACASKKERGTGKAKFHTKSQAVNPLFQESTDLGLDYYSGDSSMSPLPSQSRGFGVGERDPCDYAGPYSMNPSTPSDGTFVQGFQSDSPGLGQADLESKHFPALPPQLAAPGQQAVFEPGLQKAFSPNCSPTLAFKEDLRAGALRKLPACDSLKHSMQGGALPQAPHLACRDLPVPQAHYESPSCKNPPYWYSPNASTRSPSSYDGKAGAGMLVDFMGRTDPPCLNPHLSSPSSTHPSKGEKEPLEMSRAHHRGPYACPLINDLNISPVPRDSMLQLQDNYRYPSFAPQGHPVMAPTQKSGFLGPMVEQQHPEDTFTVTSL